A genomic segment from Bosea sp. OAE506 encodes:
- a CDS encoding FAD-dependent oxidoreductase — MNAVLPASGRSFEAQADVLIIGAGAAGLVAALAASEAGAEVVVLERDAVPSGSTALSAGLIPAADTRFQRAAGIADSAELFAADIMAKAENEPDAAIVARLAAHVGGVLEWLADRHGLPFDVVTNFSYPGHSARRMHGLPKRTGSELVDRLREAAEARDIPILTHCRVTTLFADEASCIVGVAGTRPDGREETIGCKALVLACNGYGGHRDLVATYIPEMADALWFGHSGNEGDAVLWGEALGADLVDMSGHQGHGSVAQPHGILITWATIMEGGFQVNARGKRFSDESHGYSEQAATVLAQPDGKAWTIFDGRIAGIARQFEDFRNAEAQGAILQAQDLSELAAMLGLPPDALAATAAEVEALKQGDGADRFGRDFRGAAPLVAPFCAVAVTGALFHTQGGLRINPEARVLRPDGSAFANLFACGGAAVGVSGRRASGYLSGNGLLTAITLGDIAGRAAARLSSADPA; from the coding sequence GTGAACGCCGTTCTTCCGGCCTCGGGCCGCTCCTTCGAGGCGCAGGCCGATGTCCTGATCATCGGCGCCGGCGCCGCCGGGCTGGTCGCGGCGCTCGCCGCCAGCGAGGCGGGCGCAGAGGTCGTCGTCCTCGAACGCGACGCCGTACCGAGTGGCTCGACTGCGTTGTCGGCCGGGCTGATCCCCGCTGCGGACACCCGCTTCCAGCGCGCGGCGGGCATCGCCGACAGCGCCGAGCTCTTCGCGGCCGACATTATGGCCAAGGCCGAAAACGAGCCGGATGCAGCCATCGTCGCGCGGCTAGCGGCGCATGTCGGCGGGGTGCTCGAATGGCTCGCCGACCGTCATGGGCTGCCCTTCGACGTGGTGACGAACTTCTCCTATCCGGGCCATTCCGCCCGCCGGATGCACGGCTTGCCCAAGCGCACCGGCTCGGAGCTCGTCGACCGGCTGCGCGAGGCGGCCGAGGCACGCGACATCCCGATCCTGACCCATTGCCGCGTCACGACGCTCTTCGCGGACGAAGCCTCGTGCATCGTCGGTGTCGCCGGGACGAGGCCTGACGGGCGCGAAGAAACGATCGGCTGCAAGGCCCTGGTGCTGGCCTGCAACGGCTATGGCGGCCATCGCGACCTCGTTGCGACATACATCCCCGAGATGGCGGATGCGCTCTGGTTCGGCCATTCCGGCAATGAGGGGGACGCCGTGCTCTGGGGCGAGGCGCTCGGCGCCGATCTCGTCGACATGTCCGGCCATCAGGGGCATGGCTCCGTGGCGCAGCCGCACGGCATCCTGATCACCTGGGCGACGATCATGGAGGGCGGCTTCCAGGTGAACGCCCGGGGCAAGCGCTTCTCCGACGAGAGCCATGGCTATTCCGAGCAGGCTGCGACCGTCCTCGCCCAGCCCGACGGCAAGGCCTGGACGATCTTCGACGGTCGCATCGCCGGCATCGCCCGGCAGTTCGAGGACTTTCGCAACGCCGAAGCCCAGGGCGCGATCCTGCAGGCGCAGGACCTCTCGGAACTGGCGGCGATGCTCGGCCTGCCGCCGGATGCGCTCGCGGCGACGGCGGCCGAGGTTGAAGCTCTGAAGCAGGGCGACGGCGCCGATCGCTTCGGCCGCGACTTCCGCGGCGCGGCCCCGCTCGTCGCACCGTTCTGCGCTGTTGCCGTCACCGGCGCCCTCTTCCACACCCAGGGCGGACTTCGCATCAACCCGGAAGCACGGGTGCTGCGGCCCGACGGCTCGGCCTTTGCCAATCTCTTCGCCTGCGGCGGTGCGGCGGTCGGTGTGTCGGGCCGGCGCGCCTCGGGCTATCTCTCGGGCAACGGGCTGCTCACCGCGATCACGCTCGGTGACATCGCCGGGCGGGCAGCGGCGCGGCTGTCGTCGGCGGACCCGGCCTGA
- a CDS encoding xanthine dehydrogenase family protein molybdopterin-binding subunit produces the protein MNAPFATPVLPFKPSRRGLLGGMGALVLGIALPTGGSRAQNAAAGIKPGTRVSAFLEIRPDSTVLFRSPFIEGGQGVFTAMAQIVGEELDVEPTRFVIEGAPPGPDYLLIDGARFTGGSMSVRKSYETMRRLGASARAMLIQAAAAQWKVPVASLSTERGRVVHKASARSLAYGDLAKAAAALPVPAQVSLRREADFRWIGKPVPRLDVRDKSTGKARYAIDLKVEGMVHAAVQHASRLGLDPAAIANEADVRAMPGVQSIHRLPGAVAVVASSWWRARRAVETLQVTWADTNTAKARLMPASFSSEGHRATLMAAAGEGIAFETASDATASLARAKTVVEATFDAPYLAHAQLEPPSAIARFRPDGSLELWLPNQAPEMFQADAARVAGLTPDKVTIHSPVLGGFFGRHFLYQAAGPYAQAILLAKAVGKPVKLIWSREEEFLRDAVRPMSVARFKAGLDENGLPVALQAVAIGEGPVSRWFGGEPGKADPSAVEGIAGKPYAIANRRVGQIHVDDPAIIGFWRSVGHSMNDFFYETFFDELADAGKHDPYALRLRLLANSPRHKALLEAVGDLSGGWKRGPFAAADGSRRARGVAMASPFGSEVATIAEVSLNGSDIVVHDVWVAVDPGSIVNPAVIEAQVQSAVALGLSSALLEEVVYENGVPRARNYDGYPILPPDRMPKVHVRIIASGAPMGGIGEPGLPGVPPAVANAVAALTGKRIRSLPMSKSDLKATAG, from the coding sequence ATGAACGCTCCATTCGCCACGCCTGTCCTCCCCTTCAAGCCCTCGCGCCGTGGCCTGCTCGGGGGGATGGGCGCGCTCGTCCTCGGCATCGCGCTGCCGACCGGCGGCTCCCGGGCCCAGAACGCCGCCGCCGGCATCAAGCCCGGCACGCGCGTCAGCGCCTTCCTCGAAATCCGTCCCGACAGCACCGTGTTGTTCCGCAGCCCCTTCATCGAGGGCGGGCAGGGCGTCTTCACCGCCATGGCGCAGATCGTCGGCGAGGAGCTGGACGTCGAGCCGACGCGCTTCGTCATCGAGGGCGCCCCTCCCGGTCCGGACTATCTGCTGATCGACGGCGCCCGCTTCACCGGCGGCAGCATGTCGGTGCGCAAGAGCTATGAGACGATGCGCCGGCTCGGGGCCTCAGCCCGCGCCATGCTGATCCAGGCAGCGGCGGCGCAGTGGAAGGTGCCCGTCGCCTCGCTCTCGACCGAGCGCGGCCGCGTCGTCCACAAGGCCAGCGCCCGCAGCCTCGCCTATGGCGATCTCGCGAAGGCTGCGGCGGCGCTGCCCGTGCCGGCGCAGGTCTCGCTGCGCCGCGAGGCGGATTTCCGCTGGATCGGCAAGCCGGTGCCGCGCCTCGATGTGCGCGACAAGTCCACCGGCAAGGCGCGCTACGCCATCGATCTGAAGGTCGAGGGCATGGTCCATGCGGCGGTTCAGCATGCCAGCCGCCTCGGGCTCGACCCGGCCGCAATCGCCAACGAGGCCGACGTCCGGGCGATGCCGGGCGTACAGTCGATCCACCGTCTGCCAGGTGCGGTCGCCGTCGTCGCCAGCAGCTGGTGGCGCGCGCGCCGCGCCGTCGAGACGCTCCAGGTCACCTGGGCGGACACCAACACGGCCAAGGCCCGCCTGATGCCGGCGAGCTTCTCCTCGGAAGGCCATCGCGCGACGCTGATGGCTGCGGCCGGCGAGGGGATCGCCTTCGAGACGGCAAGTGACGCGACTGCATCGCTCGCCCGCGCGAAAACCGTCGTCGAGGCGACCTTCGACGCGCCCTATCTCGCCCATGCCCAGCTCGAGCCGCCCTCGGCCATCGCGCGCTTCAGGCCGGACGGCTCTCTCGAACTCTGGCTGCCCAACCAGGCGCCCGAGATGTTCCAGGCCGACGCCGCAAGGGTCGCCGGGCTGACGCCGGACAAGGTGACGATCCATTCCCCGGTGCTCGGCGGCTTCTTCGGCCGGCATTTCCTCTACCAGGCGGCGGGGCCCTACGCGCAGGCGATCCTGCTGGCCAAGGCGGTCGGCAAGCCGGTCAAGCTGATCTGGAGCCGCGAGGAGGAGTTCCTGCGCGATGCGGTCCGGCCGATGAGCGTGGCCCGCTTCAAGGCCGGGCTCGACGAAAACGGGCTGCCGGTGGCGCTGCAGGCCGTGGCGATCGGGGAGGGGCCGGTCAGCCGCTGGTTCGGCGGCGAGCCCGGCAAGGCCGACCCCTCGGCCGTCGAGGGCATCGCCGGCAAGCCCTATGCGATCGCGAACCGGCGCGTCGGCCAGATCCATGTCGACGATCCCGCGATCATCGGCTTCTGGCGTTCGGTCGGCCATTCGATGAACGACTTCTTCTATGAGACGTTCTTCGACGAACTCGCCGATGCGGGCAAGCACGACCCCTACGCGCTCCGGCTGCGCCTGCTCGCGAACAGCCCGCGGCACAAGGCGCTGCTGGAGGCGGTCGGTGACCTGTCGGGCGGCTGGAAGCGCGGCCCCTTCGCGGCCGCCGATGGCAGCCGGCGCGCGCGCGGCGTCGCCATGGCTTCCCCGTTCGGCAGCGAGGTCGCGACGATCGCCGAGGTCTCGCTGAACGGGTCGGACATCGTCGTCCACGATGTCTGGGTTGCGGTCGACCCCGGCAGCATCGTCAACCCGGCGGTGATCGAGGCGCAGGTCCAGTCGGCCGTGGCGCTCGGCCTCTCCTCGGCGCTGCTCGAGGAGGTCGTCTACGAGAACGGTGTGCCCCGCGCGCGCAACTATGACGGCTACCCGATTCTGCCGCCGGACCGCATGCCAAAGGTCCATGTCCGCATCATCGCGAGCGGTGCGCCGATGGGCGGCATCGGCGAGCCCGGTCTCCCCGGTGTCCCGCCGGCGGTCGCCAACGCCGTCGCGGCCCTGACCGGCAAGCGCATCCGCAGCCTGCCGATGTCCAAGTCCGATCTAAAGGCGACGGCCGGGTGA
- a CDS encoding (2Fe-2S)-binding protein: MELTINGSKQRVDVEPDTPLLWVLRDELGLTGTKYGCGAAQCGACTVLVDGQATRSCVTPVESVAGSAITTIESVEADPVGRRVVEAWVAHQVPQCGYCQSGQVMAATALLKQTPQPSEADIAGAMINLCRCGTYNAIAAAVRDAARG, from the coding sequence ATGGAACTGACGATCAACGGATCGAAACAGCGCGTCGATGTCGAGCCCGACACCCCGCTGCTCTGGGTGCTGCGCGACGAGCTCGGCCTTACCGGAACGAAATATGGCTGCGGCGCAGCGCAATGCGGTGCCTGTACGGTCCTCGTCGATGGTCAGGCGACGCGCTCCTGCGTCACGCCTGTCGAGAGCGTGGCAGGGTCGGCGATCACCACGATCGAATCCGTCGAGGCCGATCCGGTGGGCCGCCGCGTCGTCGAGGCCTGGGTGGCGCATCAGGTGCCGCAATGCGGCTATTGCCAGTCGGGCCAGGTCATGGCCGCAACCGCGCTGCTGAAGCAGACCCCGCAGCCCAGCGAGGCCGACATCGCGGGTGCCATGATCAATCTCTGCCGCTGCGGCACCTACAACGCCATCGCCGCGGCCGTCCGCGACGCGGCACGCGGTTGA
- a CDS encoding LysR family transcriptional regulator: MARQDFNDLLWFLAVAEERSFTRAAAKLGITQSTLSHTIKKLETRMGIRLLARTTRSVATTEAGETLRQSLAPRIAEIDAEIAALMSYRDRPAGTVRLTLSDHALSGLVWPKLKPVLAAYPDIKVEFSIDNGLRNIVEDQFDAGIRLGESVEKDMIAVRIGPDWRLLAVASPAYLAANPPPQHPNELVAHNCINMRQSRAGGLYAWEFEKDGQEVRVRVDGQLTFNTSVAMIDAALSGYGIAYVPEDLVAGLIAAGALIPVLETWSPPFPGYYIYYPSRRQSLPAFKVIVDALRHGAGQAGANS, from the coding sequence ATGGCCCGCCAGGATTTCAACGACCTGCTCTGGTTCCTTGCCGTGGCCGAGGAGCGCAGCTTCACGCGCGCGGCCGCCAAGCTCGGCATCACCCAGTCGACGCTGAGCCACACGATCAAGAAACTCGAGACGCGCATGGGCATTCGCCTGCTGGCGCGCACCACGCGCTCGGTCGCGACGACCGAGGCGGGCGAGACGCTGCGCCAGTCGCTGGCGCCGCGCATTGCCGAGATCGACGCCGAGATCGCGGCGCTGATGAGCTACCGCGACAGGCCTGCCGGCACCGTCCGGCTCACCCTGTCCGATCATGCCCTGAGCGGCCTCGTCTGGCCGAAGCTGAAGCCGGTGCTGGCCGCCTATCCGGACATCAAGGTGGAGTTCAGCATCGACAACGGGCTTCGCAACATCGTCGAGGACCAGTTCGATGCCGGCATCCGCCTCGGCGAGAGCGTGGAGAAGGACATGATCGCCGTCCGGATCGGGCCGGACTGGCGGCTTCTGGCCGTCGCATCGCCGGCCTATCTGGCCGCCAACCCGCCGCCGCAGCATCCCAACGAACTCGTCGCGCATAACTGCATCAACATGCGCCAGTCGCGGGCCGGCGGGCTCTATGCCTGGGAATTCGAGAAGGACGGGCAGGAGGTCCGCGTGCGGGTCGACGGGCAGCTCACCTTCAACACCTCGGTGGCGATGATCGATGCGGCCTTGAGCGGCTATGGCATCGCCTATGTGCCGGAGGATCTCGTCGCCGGGCTGATCGCCGCCGGCGCGCTGATTCCCGTGCTCGAGACGTGGTCGCCGCCCTTTCCGGGCTACTACATCTACTATCCCAGCCGCAGGCAGAGCCTGCCCGCCTTCAAGGTGATCGTGGACGCGCTGCGGCACGGCGCGGGACAGGCAGGCGCGAATTCGTGA
- a CDS encoding twin-arginine translocation pathway signal has translation MSHDRSTRRAFLTSGSALAGAALLTGAPGLLLPAQAQGLAATPTMPGGANNYIPGAPVVSRIGGGGFWMTGTVRRAGDGAPLPGVRIQVWAHTTEGRENDARSHGATLTGADGTFRLEMPQIIPAFGQAHGHLAYEGDGFKTVFLRPVMARARDTSLSAHFVLQPA, from the coding sequence TTGAGCCATGATCGATCGACCCGCCGCGCCTTTCTCACCAGCGGTTCCGCCCTCGCCGGTGCGGCGCTTCTGACGGGAGCGCCCGGCCTGCTGCTGCCTGCCCAGGCGCAGGGCCTCGCCGCCACGCCGACGATGCCGGGCGGCGCCAACAACTACATCCCCGGCGCGCCGGTCGTCAGCCGCATCGGCGGCGGCGGCTTCTGGATGACGGGGACGGTGCGTCGTGCCGGCGACGGCGCGCCCCTGCCCGGCGTGCGGATCCAGGTCTGGGCCCATACCACCGAGGGGCGCGAGAACGACGCGCGCAGCCACGGCGCCACGCTCACCGGTGCCGACGGAACCTTCCGGCTGGAAATGCCCCAGATCATCCCGGCCTTCGGACAGGCGCATGGCCATCTCGCCTATGAGGGGGACGGCTTCAAGACGGTCTTCCTGCGGCCGGTGATGGCCCGCGCGCGCGACACCAGCCTCAGCGCGCATTTCGTGCTGCAGCCGGCTTGA
- a CDS encoding ferric reductase-like transmembrane domain-containing protein: MLALVVAVPIALAAASPLLAWRDAVYIASGFAGILALALLLVQPLLAGGYLPALPARRGRPVHAWLGAVLVALILLHVAGLWLTSPPDVIDALLFASPTPFSVWGVVAMWAVFASAALAAWRARFRLAPRTWRLAHTVLAVVIVLGSVLHAWLVDGTMEPLSKAVFCLLVLVATAKVIHDLRALTLIRRTRRPADRSA; encoded by the coding sequence ATGCTCGCCCTTGTCGTGGCGGTGCCGATCGCGCTTGCGGCTGCAAGCCCTCTGCTCGCCTGGCGCGACGCCGTCTATATCGCGTCCGGCTTCGCGGGGATTCTTGCGCTCGCACTGCTGCTGGTTCAGCCCTTGCTGGCGGGCGGCTACTTGCCCGCTCTGCCGGCCCGGCGCGGCCGCCCTGTCCACGCCTGGCTGGGCGCTGTTTTGGTCGCGTTGATCCTTCTCCATGTCGCGGGGCTGTGGCTCACCAGCCCGCCGGATGTCATCGACGCGCTGCTCTTCGCCTCGCCGACGCCCTTCTCGGTCTGGGGCGTGGTCGCGATGTGGGCGGTCTTCGCCTCGGCTGCGCTCGCGGCGTGGCGGGCGCGCTTTCGCCTGGCCCCGAGGACATGGCGCCTCGCCCACACCGTTCTCGCGGTCGTGATCGTCCTCGGCAGCGTCCTTCACGCCTGGCTGGTCGATGGGACGATGGAGCCGCTGTCGAAGGCGGTATTCTGCCTGCTGGTGCTGGTGGCGACGGCCAAGGTCATCCACGACCTGCGCGCCTTGACACTGATCCGGCGAACCCGGCGCCCCGCCGACCGCTCGGCTTAG
- a CDS encoding inositol monophosphatase has product MMFSRRDLERLNGILASAARREIMPRFRKLAAGDVREKAAPGDLVTEADEAAERFIFAELERAFPGALLVGEEAATRDPAVLGRLAEAELAFVIDPVDGTLNYASDLPLFAVMAAAIVRGETAGAVIHDPVLNDSALALRGEGAWLEGLAGTSRDLRVGRPVAVAAMNGMASWQYFPEPLRSALPARFPAFAGVASLRCCGQEYRLAASGRCDFLLYGGLNPWDHAPGVLLFSEAGGHARMLDGGLYRPGKPSTGLLCAPDAESWRLIRERLVG; this is encoded by the coding sequence ATGATGTTTTCGCGGCGCGATCTCGAACGCCTTAACGGCATCCTCGCCTCGGCGGCACGCCGCGAGATCATGCCACGCTTTCGCAAGCTCGCCGCCGGTGACGTGCGCGAGAAGGCGGCGCCGGGCGATCTCGTGACGGAGGCTGACGAGGCGGCCGAGCGTTTCATTTTCGCCGAGCTCGAGCGGGCCTTCCCCGGCGCGCTGCTCGTCGGCGAGGAGGCCGCGACGCGCGACCCGGCCGTGCTGGGGCGTCTCGCGGAGGCGGAGCTCGCCTTCGTGATCGATCCGGTCGACGGCACGCTGAATTACGCTTCCGACCTGCCGCTCTTCGCGGTCATGGCCGCCGCCATCGTCAGGGGCGAGACCGCGGGAGCGGTGATCCACGACCCCGTCCTGAACGACAGCGCGCTCGCGTTGCGGGGTGAGGGGGCGTGGCTGGAGGGCTTAGCGGGCACGTCCCGCGATCTGCGCGTCGGCAGGCCGGTGGCCGTGGCGGCGATGAACGGCATGGCGAGCTGGCAGTATTTTCCCGAGCCGCTGCGCAGCGCGCTGCCGGCCCGCTTCCCTGCCTTCGCCGGCGTGGCGTCGCTGCGCTGCTGCGGCCAGGAATACCGCCTCGCTGCCTCCGGCCGCTGCGACTTCCTGCTCTATGGCGGCCTGAACCCCTGGGACCACGCGCCCGGCGTGCTGCTGTTCAGCGAGGCCGGCGGCCATGCCCGCATGCTCGACGGCGGGCTGTACCGGCCCGGCAAGCCTTCGACAGGGCTGCTCTGCGCGCCCGACGCCGAGAGCTGGCGGTTGATCCGGGAGAGGCTTGTCGGCTGA
- a CDS encoding endonuclease/exonuclease/phosphatase family protein produces MRLITWNIQWARGTDDRVDPRRIIEHARAMADFDVLCLQEVAANFPDLDGNDDTDQFALFAQMLPGFTAIEGIGVDVDDGQGGRKRFGNLILSRYRVAQALRHLLPWEAAETRNMPRVLVEAVAQTPLGPVRLMTTHLEYSSPVLRAAQVEGIREAHRMAASRARTPRAPGPHTYAPTPNTSSAILTGDFNMRQDDPALARLMAPFDDGTPPLRDLWTAVMGDAPPPPTAFIVDQTYGPPGCLDYVLATPDLAARARRIVCDVDTRASDHQPILVEFDVG; encoded by the coding sequence ATGAGGCTGATTACCTGGAACATCCAGTGGGCGCGCGGGACGGACGATCGCGTCGATCCCCGCCGCATCATCGAGCACGCGCGGGCCATGGCCGATTTCGACGTGCTCTGCCTGCAGGAGGTCGCGGCGAACTTCCCCGATCTCGACGGCAATGACGACACTGACCAGTTCGCGCTGTTTGCGCAGATGCTGCCGGGCTTCACCGCGATCGAGGGAATCGGCGTCGATGTCGACGACGGGCAGGGTGGGCGCAAGCGCTTCGGCAACCTGATCCTGAGCCGCTACAGGGTGGCGCAGGCGCTGCGCCACCTCCTGCCCTGGGAGGCCGCAGAGACGCGCAACATGCCGCGCGTGCTGGTCGAGGCGGTGGCGCAGACGCCACTAGGGCCGGTCCGGCTGATGACGACGCATCTGGAATACTCGTCTCCAGTCCTGCGCGCGGCCCAGGTCGAAGGCATCCGTGAGGCGCATCGCATGGCCGCGTCCCGCGCCCGCACGCCACGCGCTCCGGGCCCGCACACCTATGCACCGACGCCCAACACGTCGAGCGCGATCCTGACCGGCGATTTCAACATGCGGCAGGACGATCCCGCCTTGGCGCGGCTGATGGCGCCCTTCGACGACGGCACGCCACCGCTGCGCGATCTCTGGACCGCCGTGATGGGGGATGCGCCACCGCCCCCGACCGCCTTCATCGTCGACCAGACCTATGGCCCGCCGGGCTGCCTCGACTATGTGCTGGCGACCCCCGATCTTGCAGCCCGTGCCCGCCGGATCGTCTGCGATGTCGACACGCGTGCCTCCGACCACCAGCCGATCCTGGTCGAGTTCGATGTCGGCTGA